The Xenorhabdus doucetiae genome has a window encoding:
- the zipA gene encoding cell division protein ZipA, with product MMQDLRLILIVVGAIAIIALLLHGLWTSRKERSSLFRDRPVKRHKQGRQEEPEDNGGDELFDNTPKSNVQESVKPHTEHRAEPVIERRVPDDGSDPLLARHQSDVSDVTVKDADDQQEEPQLGLFDSVDPAELKTAGEAESGSEVVEGQSKAAESEALSESEQAKKETVLVLHVAAHHGQELNGEVLLQSILQAGFRFGEMNIFHRHLNPSGSGAVLFSLANMVKPGSFDPERMADFTTPGVSMFMLVPSYGDSNQNFKLMLQAAQRIAADVGGVVLDGERKMLTPQMIELYKARIRNTLNVGV from the coding sequence ATGATGCAGGATTTGCGTCTGATATTAATCGTTGTTGGTGCGATAGCCATAATAGCTTTGCTATTACATGGGTTGTGGACCAGCCGTAAAGAGCGTTCATCACTCTTTCGTGATCGCCCAGTTAAACGTCATAAACAGGGGCGTCAGGAAGAGCCAGAGGATAATGGTGGCGATGAACTGTTTGATAATACGCCTAAATCGAATGTGCAGGAGTCGGTTAAACCGCATACTGAACATCGTGCAGAGCCTGTTATCGAGCGTCGTGTGCCTGATGATGGCTCAGATCCTTTACTTGCAAGGCATCAATCTGATGTATCCGACGTCACAGTGAAAGATGCCGATGATCAACAGGAAGAACCGCAACTTGGGTTGTTCGACTCGGTTGACCCCGCTGAATTGAAAACAGCCGGGGAAGCTGAGTCAGGTTCTGAGGTTGTGGAAGGGCAGTCAAAGGCAGCGGAAAGTGAAGCATTGTCTGAATCTGAACAGGCCAAAAAAGAAACCGTGTTGGTATTGCATGTTGCCGCTCATCACGGGCAAGAACTGAACGGCGAAGTCTTGCTCCAGAGTATTTTGCAGGCAGGCTTCCGGTTTGGTGAGATGAATATTTTTCATCGTCACCTGAACCCATCGGGTAGCGGGGCGGTATTGTTCAGTTTAGCTAATATGGTAAAACCGGGTTCGTTTGATCCAGAGCGAATGGCGGATTTTACTACCCCTGGTGTTTCCATGTTTATGCTTGTGCCTTCATATGGCGATTCCAATCAGAATTTTAAACTGATGTTGCAGGCGGCACAGCGTATCGCCGCCGATGTGGGAGGCGTGGTTCTGGATGGTGAGCGCAAGATGCTGACACCACAGATGATCGAACTCTATAAGGCGCGTATCCGCAATACGCTCAATGTCGGTGTATAA
- the cysZ gene encoding sulfate transporter CysZ, with protein MTNSTKSPKHSSGFHYIAQGWQLITRPGIKRFVLLPLLANILLLGGSFWWLYHKLDGWIQWTLDKIPDWMQWLSYLIWPFAVISILLVFTYFFSTLANFIASPFNGLLAEKLEADLTGIPAPDTGMVDLLKDTPRILKREIVKILYYIPRALILLLLYFIPGIGQTIAPILWFIFSAWMLAIQYCDYPFDNHKVSFTAMRNTLRQNKIDNLQFGAAVSILTMIPVVNLFIMPVAVCGATAMWVDRYRAQHALNRRSSS; from the coding sequence ATGACGAATTCGACAAAGTCGCCAAAACATTCAAGCGGATTTCACTATATTGCACAAGGCTGGCAACTGATAACCCGCCCCGGCATTAAGAGATTCGTTCTATTACCTTTATTGGCCAATATCTTATTGCTAGGTGGTTCATTCTGGTGGCTATATCATAAACTGGATGGCTGGATACAATGGACCCTCGATAAAATACCCGACTGGATGCAGTGGTTAAGCTATTTAATTTGGCCATTTGCAGTTATTTCCATCTTATTGGTTTTTACCTATTTTTTCAGCACACTCGCGAATTTTATCGCTTCACCCTTTAATGGATTGCTGGCAGAAAAACTGGAGGCCGACCTGACAGGCATTCCGGCACCCGATACTGGTATGGTCGATTTGCTCAAAGACACGCCCCGTATTCTAAAACGTGAAATAGTGAAAATTCTTTACTATATTCCGCGGGCACTCATCCTGTTGTTACTTTATTTCATTCCCGGAATAGGCCAAACCATCGCGCCTATCCTTTGGTTTATTTTCAGTGCCTGGATGCTGGCAATCCAATATTGTGATTATCCCTTTGATAACCATAAAGTCAGTTTTACCGCCATGCGCAATACCTTGCGCCAAAACAAAATAGATAACCTGCAATTCGGCGCAGCAGTGAGCATTTTAACCATGATCCCTGTCGTGAATCTGTTCATTATGCCCGTTGCGGTTTGTGGAGCAACGGCGATGTGGGTTGATCGTTACCGTGCTCAACACGCTCTCAATCGCAGGTCATCAAGCTGA
- the cysK gene encoding cysteine synthase A encodes MSKIYEDNSLTIGHTPLVRLKNFANGRILAKVESRNPSFSVKCRIGANMIWDAEKRGILTKDKALIEPTSGNTGIALAYVAAARGYKLTLTMPETMSLERRKLLKALGANLVLTEGAKGMKGAIEKANEIRDSDPDRYVLLQQFSNPANPEIHEKTTGPEIWEDTDGDVDVFVAGVGTGGTITGVARYLKNTRGKPVTIVAVEPEDSPVISQKLAGEELKPGPHKIQGIGAGFIPDNLDLTLVDRVFKISNEEAIQIAREVTEKEGILSGISSGAAVAAAIKIAQEEAYKDKNIVVILPSSAERYLSTVLFADLSSE; translated from the coding sequence ATGAGTAAAATTTATGAAGATAATTCGTTGACTATTGGTCACACTCCGCTGGTACGTTTAAAAAATTTCGCCAATGGCCGCATCTTGGCGAAAGTCGAATCCCGCAATCCCAGTTTCAGTGTCAAATGCCGCATTGGTGCCAATATGATTTGGGACGCTGAAAAACGTGGCATTCTAACCAAAGATAAAGCGCTTATCGAGCCGACCAGTGGTAACACAGGGATTGCACTGGCCTATGTTGCAGCCGCCCGTGGTTATAAGTTGACACTAACCATGCCTGAAACGATGAGCCTTGAGCGTCGTAAGCTGCTAAAAGCACTGGGCGCAAATTTGGTGCTGACCGAAGGGGCAAAAGGCATGAAAGGCGCCATTGAGAAAGCGAACGAAATCCGTGACAGCGATCCTGACCGTTATGTCCTCCTGCAACAATTCAGCAATCCCGCCAACCCTGAAATTCATGAAAAAACCACTGGCCCTGAAATTTGGGAAGATACTGACGGCGATGTAGACGTTTTCGTTGCTGGTGTAGGAACGGGTGGCACAATCACGGGTGTTGCCCGTTACTTGAAAAATACCCGTGGCAAGCCAGTGACTATTGTTGCAGTAGAACCCGAAGATTCACCTGTTATCAGTCAAAAATTGGCAGGTGAAGAGCTTAAACCAGGCCCACATAAAATTCAGGGAATTGGCGCCGGTTTTATTCCTGATAACTTAGATTTAACATTAGTTGACCGTGTATTTAAAATCAGCAATGAAGAAGCGATTCAAATAGCACGTGAAGTTACTGAAAAAGAAGGTATTCTTTCCGGCATTTCTTCCGGTGCTGCGGTTGCCGCAGCCATCAAAATCGCGCAAGAAGAGGCCTATAAAGACAAAAATATCGTCGTTATCCTGCCTTCTTCAGCGGAACGTTACCTCAGTACGGTCCTGTTTGCTGATTTATCCAGTGAGTAA
- the ptsH gene encoding phosphocarrier protein Hpr, producing the protein MFQQEVTITAPNGLHTRPAAQFVKEAKGFASDITLTSGGKSASAKSLFKLQTLGLTQGTVVTIAAEGEDEQQAVEHLVKLMGELE; encoded by the coding sequence ATGTTCCAGCAAGAAGTTACTATTACTGCACCAAACGGCCTCCACACTCGCCCTGCGGCACAATTTGTCAAAGAAGCAAAAGGCTTCGCTTCTGACATTACCCTGACTTCTGGAGGCAAGTCTGCCAGCGCAAAAAGCCTGTTCAAATTACAAACGCTGGGATTGACTCAAGGTACAGTCGTAACGATTGCTGCTGAAGGCGAAGATGAGCAACAGGCGGTTGAACATTTAGTTAAATTGATGGGTGAATTGGAATAA